TTGACTCTGCGAAATCTCCCCGATTTTATTTTGATGTGCGCAAAGAGAAAAAAGCGAATGCCTCCGGCGAGACTTTCTTTTCCTCCAACGTCACGATTTTGCGGGCCTTGGATGTGGTTTTGAATCTGATCAACAAGCAAGGCCTGGAAAGTCTTTTTCACGACATTCACCGCCGCGCGGAATTCACCCGGATATTTGCGCAGCAATTAGGTTTCACGCTTTATTCGAAAGCCCCGAGTGATTCCGTCACGGCCCTGATCGTGCCGCAGACCATGGATGGACAAAAAATCCGCCTGGAGCTCGAGGAAAAACACAACATCACCATCATGGGCGGACAAGATCAGGCCAAAGGCAAAATCATCCGCGTTGGTCATATGGGTTATATTCAAGACATTGAGCTCCTGAAATTGGTCGACAATCTTGGTCAGGTTCTTAGAAAATTTGATCCGGGCTCTATCAGCCTGGAACAGATCTCAATGGTTGTTGAAGAAGGCAGAAAGTGGCTGGAGAACAATCCATGAAAAAGAAAATCCTGATCACCGACCGCTTTGCCCAGGACAGTTTTTTATACTTACAGCAAAACGAAAACTTTGAAGTGGTTCGCAGCGACAGCCATATCCATCTGCCGCTGGAACACCTGGTCAGTGCGCATGCTCTAATCATCCGCAGCCGGACTGCTATCAACGAAGAGCTTTTACAAAAGGCCCGCCAACTGCAGCTGATCATCACCTGCACCAGTGGCTTTGATCACATTGATCTTGCGGCGACTGAAAAATGGGGTATCACGGTGATGCATACTCCGACTGCGAATATTCAATCGGCAGCGCAACTAACCTGGGGGCTAGTGCTGGCTTGCGTGAATAACATCATGCCGGCTCACAAAATGGTTAAATCCGGCGAATGGAAGCGTGATCAAATCACAGGCATTGAGCTTTCTGGCAGAACCTATGGAATCATCGGACTGGGTCGCATTGGCTCCCGCGTTGCCGAATTTGCTCAAACTTTCGGCATGAATGTCGTTGCCTACGACCCTTATGCGGATGACCATAACTTTGAGCGTCTCAACATCCCCCGTTTGAGCTATGAGGAAGTTTTGAAGTCAGCAGATGTTCTAAGCTTTCACGTGCCAAAAACACTCGAAACTGAGCACATGCTGGATCGTTCACATTTTGAATACATTCACCGTGGAATCATCCTGGTAAATACCTCGCGGGGATCAGTCATCAATGAAAATGACCTCTGCGAGGCTTTAGGAAACGGCTGGCTGCGTTCTGTCGGTTTGGATGTCTTTGAAAAGGAGCCTCTGCCGCGCACCTCCAACCTCCTGCAATATCAAAATGTGATTCTGACTCCTCACATTGGTGCAAACACGGAAGACGCCTTCTTCAAAGCGAGCCAAATCGCCGCCAATAAGCTCATGGCGTTTTTTGTGGACGGCAGCACGTCAGACACACTCCCCCCAAGGGCGCCTTGGTATGGGGCCACACCTTTTGACAAATAGAGAATTTGACATTTACCCACCCTGTTTCTATCGTTCTTGCCTGAGTGCTGCTGAGAGCGCTTTTGAAGGGATCAAGTATGTCAGGGATTGTGGTTGTTGGCGCTCAATGGGGTGACGAAGGTAAAGGCAAACTTGTCGACGTGTTTGCAGAAAAAGCAGACATGGTTGTGCGCTATCAAGGCGGAGCCAATGCAGGTCACACCTTGGTGGTTAACGGCAAAAAGACTGTTTTGCACTTGGTACCCAGTGGAGTTCTTAGACCTGAAACAACATGTGTGATCACCTCTGGCGTGGTTATTGACGTCTTCGCTATCCGTGAAGAAATCAAATACCTGATCGATGGCGGTCTTCTTGCAAATCCAAAACAACTTTTGATCTCCGATACAGCGACCATTATTCTGCCTTACCACAAAGCCATCGATGCAGCCCGTGAAGCGGCCCTTGCTGGTGGAAAAATCGGTACAACTGGCAAAGGCATCGGCCCAGCATACGAGGATCGCGCTTCCCGTCGCGCCATCCTTTTCGGCGATCTGTTCAATCCTGAATCTTTGAAGGAAAAGCTGGAGCTTGCATTGCGCGAGAAAAATTTCCTGCTTGAAAACTACTACAAAGGACAAACTTTCAAACTGGAAACAATACTGGCGGATCTTAAATCTGTGGCTGATGATCTGGCTCCTTACCGCGCCAAAGATACTTCGCTTTTCATCTCGAAGGCATTGAAGGCCAGCAAGCGTGTTATGTTTGAAGGTGCACAAGGCACCATGTTGGATATCCTTCATGGAACTTATCCCTTCGTTACCAGCTCCTCGACATTGTCTGCGAATGCTTGTGTGAGTGCCGGCATCGGACCTACAAATATTCAAAAAGTCATCGGTGTCTTTAAAGCCTATACAACTCGCGTGGGCTCAGGTCCGTTCCCAACTGAATTGCACGATGAAGTCGGTCAAAAAATTCAGGCTGATGGTCACGAGTTCGGCGCAACAACGGGTCGCGCCCGCCGCTGTGGCTGGTTGGATCTGGTGGCATTGAAGTATGCGATTCGCGTGAATGGCATCACCAATCTTGCGATGATGAAAATCGACGTCTTGTCGGGCCATGATCGCATCGGTGTTTGCACAGCTTATAAAATCAACGGTGAAACCGTAACCGAACTTCCAACTTCACCGTACGAACTTGAAAAAGTGGAACCGGTGATCGAGTGGATGACCGGCTGGAAAGAGGATCTGACGAAAGTAAAAACACTTTCCGACCTGCCTCGTCCAACGACGAACTTCATTGATTATGTAGGTTCGCAACTGGGCACTCCGATCGACGTGATCTCTGTGGGTCCAGGTCGGGAGCAGACTTTATGGGTGAAACCCCTGTTCAACAACTAGGTTCCATTCACTTTTCAATTGATTATTCAGTGGATTGAATAATTAATTCATTTTATCCATCTAATCAAATAGTCCCTTTCGCAGTATAGTTAAAGGAAATGAAAGGGACTGTTATGAAAAAACTCTTATTCTCTCAACAAAGTAATTCACGTCATTGGGTCGGCGATGGTTTTCCAGTCCGCTCGATATTCTCCTACAATGATATTGCCCGGGAAATGACGCCATTTCTTTTGATGGACTACGCTGGTCCCGCTGTTTTTCCTCCTTCTGAACATCGTCGTGGTGTGGGAGAGCATCCCCACCGTGGCTTTGAAACTGTCACTATCGTGTACGAAGGCGAAGTTGAACACCGTGATTCCGCAGGCGGCGGCGGCATTATCAAGCCTGGCAATGTGCAGTGGATGACTGCTGCCTCGGGGTTGGTGCATGAAGAATTTCACGGGGTCGATTTTGCAAAAAAAGGCGGTACCTTTGAAATGGTGCAACTGTGGGTGAATCTTCCTGCCAAAGACAAAATGTCTCAACCAAGATATCAGGGCTTGATGAATGCGGAAATTCCACAAGTCACGCTGCCCGATGGTGCAGGCAAGCTTCGCGTGATCGCAGGTGACTATCAAGGTGCCCGGGGTCCAGCGAAAACCTTTACGCCAATCAACCTGTGGGACATTCGCCTGCAAGCTGGTCACAAGGTGGCATTGAATCCACCCGTGGGCCACACGACCGCTGTCTTCGTACTTAGTGGTGATGTCACTCTGGGTTCTGGCGAACGACTGCAGGAGGCAGAACTCGCTGTGTTGGATCGTGAAGGCTCCGACTTTACACTGACGGCTGGCACTGATGCGAAAATTCTATTCTTAGGTGGCGAACCGATCAAAGAACGAGTTGTCGGGTACGGCCCGTTTGTCATGAACTCGGAAGCTGAAATCCGACAGGCCTTTATGGATTTCCAAGATGGCAAAATGGGCAAAATTGGAAATATTGAAGGTTCCCGCTAAATTCCATAACCTGAAGGGAGAAATCCCTTCGGGTTTGTTTTTTCAAACACCCTCAGGCACAATTTCTTCATGGACCTGAATGAAATCGCAATTTTTGTAAAAGTCGTGCAAACCGGCAGCTTTTCTGCTGCCGCCAAACAATTGGAGATGCCGAACTCCACTGTCAGCCTGAAAATCTCCTCCTTGGAACAGCGTCTGGGAGTGACACTTATCCATCGCACCACCAGAAAATTGCAAATCACTCCAGCCGGTCAATTGTTCTTCGATCGCTGCCAGTTGGGAATCAGCGAACTCAAAGCCGCGGAGGATGAAGTCAGTCAGGGACAGGGCGAAGCTCAGGGACTATTGAAAGTCACCGCTCCGGCCATCATCGGCTCCAGTGTTTTAAAAGAAGCCATCGCTGAATTTCGCAATCGCCATCCAAAAATTCAGCTGGAATTGGTATTGACGGATCGCCGGGTGGATTTGATTTCGGAAGGCGTTGATCTGGCAATTCGTGCGGGAGACCTTAAAGATTCAACTCTTATCGCAAAAAAACTGGGGATCAGCTATTTTGCTCCATTCGCCAGCCCCGCTTACCTCAAGAAAAATGGAACACCTCAACACCCCAAAGACTTGCGCGCTCATCAGTGCCTGCAGTTCACACCGCTCGGCAAAGATCACTGGGAGCTTATTAATGACAATCGTACCAAGGTCACCGTTAAACTGATGGGAAATTTGATCATCGACGACCTTAATCTTATTAAAGATCTGTCTCTTGCCGGAGAGGGTATTGCTCTTCTTCCGACATTCCTGTGCGGAAACGAAACCAGCCAAAAGAAGTTGGTGCGTATTCTTCCGGCATGGCGCTCTGATCAACGCCCGGTCAGTTTTGTTTATCCTCCGCAAAGATTCAGCCAGCCCCGACTGGAGGCGTTTATCAAATGCACCTCTGACTTGATCAAAGAACGACTGCGCGCTTTGGAGCTTTAATCCAGGGCCTTAAGACCTTGGGCCTTCCAAAAGGTCTGAACTCTTGTCCTCTGTCACAATCAATCTTGTTTTCTGGAAACTCCCCGGCAACCGGTTTAGCATCAAGCCAGGAGGAATCATGGCACAAAAGAACAAGAAACCCACCCGGCCCCAAAGCAAGAAAAGTCCTTCACGAAAATCAATGGACGATGATATTTCGGGACGGGAAGATCTTTCCCGCGATGACCTTGAAACTGATTTTGAAGTTACCGGCCGTGAAAGTCTGGTAAAGAAAAATCAAAGACGCTAATATCGCGTAAAATATTAACTCGCTTCGCGGCTTTCCATGGAAGCCGCTTGGTCAAAAATCTTATCGACATTGCCGGAAATACCGCGAATTGAAGTCACGATAAAGTCCGAGTTTGAACTTAATGACTCAACTCCCCGCTTGATCTCTCCAGTGCATTTGCGCAGCAGTAAAATAAAGTTGTCCATTGAAGACAGATAGTTCGCAAAAATAGATTTGATTTCCGCTGTTCTGGAGGATTCGATCGCACCGATTTGACGAACCACTTCCAGCCCTGTCACGAATTTGGCAATTTCCTGCATTGCCGATTCAATTACCGCGATACCGGCTTGAAGTTCAGAAAACTCACTTTGCAGATTCTTCGAATATTGACCAAACAAATCCGAGAACGCTTTTTGATTCTGCAACATCTCTTCAAAAGCATTGTCAGACGAGCCCAGCTTGGCAATGGATTCGCGAACGAAAAAATCCACCATCAGCATCTGCACATTTAAGGCTGCGACCCGCAGCACACACTTCTTAACCACGCCGGCCAGTTCATCGACGAATCCCGCTAGTCCACCCAGATGCTTTTCAATGGTGCCGGACAAAACGGAGAACTCGTGAGAGACAACGCCCAAACTGGCTGCCAAATCACCGAATTTAGCTGCGGCAATTTTCATATTAAGAGAAATAAATTTCAGCTGCTGAAATCCCTCGTCAAGGCTTTTAATGGCTTCTTCCAAATTCTGACTGTTGCCCTGAAAGCCCCTTAGTTTCTCGAAAACCTCTTCCAACTTGTGAGTTGTCGCCTTTGTCACTTCAGCGATTTGCTCCGCTTCCTTGACCTCAAACTTCATTTCCGAAATTTGCAAATGAGTTGCGCGGGACTTCAATTCCTCAAGCACCGCTTTGACCATAAAGCTTTCATAGTCAGCGAATCCCAACTCAGCGATCTTCTCCAGCAAATACGCATGAGATTCCTCCAGGCTGTGATCCTGACTTTCATAATGCAAAACATCGTTATAAAGATTCTGAACAACTCCGAAAATTTCCGAAGAAGGTTTAAAGCGAACTGACAAGTAGCCATCCTGAATTGGAAAGGCAAAAGCATACACCCAATAGTAATGCCCATCGCCCGCCAAATTCTTAACGTAGGCTCCTACTGGTTTATCAGCTTTTAGGAATTCCCAGAACTCTTTGAAAACAGCCCGTGGCATATCAGGATGACGAATTAAACTATGAGGCGCCCCGACCATACTCTCTTTGGGATATTCACTGACTCGAACAAAGACATCATTGCCATAACGAATAACGCCACGTTTATCTGTCGTGGAGAAAAAGAACTCGTCAAATCCAAAGGGACTTTCAGCATTTACAGGTGTTGGACGTTTCATAGGACCTACCAATCTCAATGACTTTGATATCGGCAGGACCTGAATTAAGAGTTAGCAATATATATCAAAAACGACGGACAAAATGATCTCCACCGGAGTTTGATTTTGCATTTCTCGAGAGGATTTCACTTTAAATACAAATAGTCTCTTATTTTACTGCGTGGTGCTGAGTAAAAAATGATTCGACAGATTCTTTTGAGTTGAGGCGCTCAATGGATTCCACTTTTAGTTCGGCAACCTTCATCACGATGATTTGCCCTTTTTCACGTGGCCAATCTTTTGTGGCTTCGCCTGTCCTATCCAATGCTAACTTGTAGCTATATTTTCTCATTTTGGGAATGGCGAACATTTTAGAAACCAAACCTGGCATTTTGGAAATGTCAGAAACCACCAAGGTTTTTGCTGGATTCACTTTGCTGGGATTCGCATTCAAATACTCTGTCAGAATTTTAGCAGCATCCATATCGCTGGAAAAAAGAATCCACTGCGTGGTTGTGGATAGCTCTGCTGGCTCCTCAAATTGATTCAGGATTCTGAAGGCCGACAGTGTCTCCCCTGCTTGCACAGCTAAAGAGACAGAGGCCATAAAACTAAACAAAACCAAAAATACAAGTTTTCCCATGGTGAGAAGTGTACTTAGTTAATCACGCAATTAACAGCAAAGTTTTTACGTTCGCTATTTTAACAAACACGGACGCTGTAAGATTGCTTGTTTAAACTCTCCGAGAGAATTGGTACACTTGCAGCT
This is a stretch of genomic DNA from Bdellovibrio sp. GT3. It encodes these proteins:
- a CDS encoding adenylosuccinate synthase: MSGIVVVGAQWGDEGKGKLVDVFAEKADMVVRYQGGANAGHTLVVNGKKTVLHLVPSGVLRPETTCVITSGVVIDVFAIREEIKYLIDGGLLANPKQLLISDTATIILPYHKAIDAAREAALAGGKIGTTGKGIGPAYEDRASRRAILFGDLFNPESLKEKLELALREKNFLLENYYKGQTFKLETILADLKSVADDLAPYRAKDTSLFISKALKASKRVMFEGAQGTMLDILHGTYPFVTSSSTLSANACVSAGIGPTNIQKVIGVFKAYTTRVGSGPFPTELHDEVGQKIQADGHEFGATTGRARRCGWLDLVALKYAIRVNGITNLAMMKIDVLSGHDRIGVCTAYKINGETVTELPTSPYELEKVEPVIEWMTGWKEDLTKVKTLSDLPRPTTNFIDYVGSQLGTPIDVISVGPGREQTLWVKPLFNN
- a CDS encoding pirin family protein; the protein is MKKLLFSQQSNSRHWVGDGFPVRSIFSYNDIAREMTPFLLMDYAGPAVFPPSEHRRGVGEHPHRGFETVTIVYEGEVEHRDSAGGGGIIKPGNVQWMTAASGLVHEEFHGVDFAKKGGTFEMVQLWVNLPAKDKMSQPRYQGLMNAEIPQVTLPDGAGKLRVIAGDYQGARGPAKTFTPINLWDIRLQAGHKVALNPPVGHTTAVFVLSGDVTLGSGERLQEAELAVLDREGSDFTLTAGTDAKILFLGGEPIKERVVGYGPFVMNSEAEIRQAFMDFQDGKMGKIGNIEGSR
- a CDS encoding D-2-hydroxyacid dehydrogenase, yielding MKKKILITDRFAQDSFLYLQQNENFEVVRSDSHIHLPLEHLVSAHALIIRSRTAINEELLQKARQLQLIITCTSGFDHIDLAATEKWGITVMHTPTANIQSAAQLTWGLVLACVNNIMPAHKMVKSGEWKRDQITGIELSGRTYGIIGLGRIGSRVAEFAQTFGMNVVAYDPYADDHNFERLNIPRLSYEEVLKSADVLSFHVPKTLETEHMLDRSHFEYIHRGIILVNTSRGSVINENDLCEALGNGWLRSVGLDVFEKEPLPRTSNLLQYQNVILTPHIGANTEDAFFKASQIAANKLMAFFVDGSTSDTLPPRAPWYGATPFDK
- a CDS encoding LysR family transcriptional regulator encodes the protein MDLNEIAIFVKVVQTGSFSAAAKQLEMPNSTVSLKISSLEQRLGVTLIHRTTRKLQITPAGQLFFDRCQLGISELKAAEDEVSQGQGEAQGLLKVTAPAIIGSSVLKEAIAEFRNRHPKIQLELVLTDRRVDLISEGVDLAIRAGDLKDSTLIAKKLGISYFAPFASPAYLKKNGTPQHPKDLRAHQCLQFTPLGKDHWELINDNRTKVTVKLMGNLIIDDLNLIKDLSLAGEGIALLPTFLCGNETSQKKLVRILPAWRSDQRPVSFVYPPQRFSQPRLEAFIKCTSDLIKERLRALEL
- a CDS encoding PAS domain-containing protein encodes the protein MKRPTPVNAESPFGFDEFFFSTTDKRGVIRYGNDVFVRVSEYPKESMVGAPHSLIRHPDMPRAVFKEFWEFLKADKPVGAYVKNLAGDGHYYWVYAFAFPIQDGYLSVRFKPSSEIFGVVQNLYNDVLHYESQDHSLEESHAYLLEKIAELGFADYESFMVKAVLEELKSRATHLQISEMKFEVKEAEQIAEVTKATTHKLEEVFEKLRGFQGNSQNLEEAIKSLDEGFQQLKFISLNMKIAAAKFGDLAASLGVVSHEFSVLSGTIEKHLGGLAGFVDELAGVVKKCVLRVAALNVQMLMVDFFVRESIAKLGSSDNAFEEMLQNQKAFSDLFGQYSKNLQSEFSELQAGIAVIESAMQEIAKFVTGLEVVRQIGAIESSRTAEIKSIFANYLSSMDNFILLLRKCTGEIKRGVESLSSNSDFIVTSIRGISGNVDKIFDQAASMESREAS